The following are from one region of the Pelagibius sp. CAU 1746 genome:
- a CDS encoding dienelactone hydrolase family protein, with protein sequence MTAPAKTKPKAAPKITQEVIDLYDDYTHLTLDRRRFFDHLTRVAGGSAAACALLPLLENNYAQAAMVAPDDSRVTTGTVTFPGASGELSGYMARPASVPVTEKLPAVLVIHENRGLNPHIEDVTRRIALEGFVALGVDFLSPAGGTPSDEDQAREMIRALDSAQTIQNAVAAVDYLAKHPASTGKVGAVGFCWGGAMANQVAVNAPAVSGTVAYYGRQPSAEQVANIRAPMLLHYAGLDERINAGIPDFKSALDANGVAYEMFTYEGANHAFNNDTNAARYDQKSAEIAWGRTVNFFKETLQ encoded by the coding sequence ATGACCGCCCCTGCAAAGACCAAGCCGAAGGCCGCACCGAAAATCACCCAGGAGGTGATCGATCTCTATGACGACTACACCCACCTGACCCTGGACCGCCGCCGCTTCTTCGACCACCTGACCCGGGTGGCCGGCGGCAGCGCCGCGGCCTGCGCCCTGCTGCCGCTGCTGGAGAACAACTACGCCCAGGCAGCCATGGTGGCCCCGGACGACAGCCGCGTGACGACCGGCACCGTCACCTTCCCCGGCGCCAGCGGCGAGTTGAGCGGCTATATGGCGCGCCCGGCCAGTGTGCCGGTCACCGAGAAACTGCCGGCCGTGCTGGTGATCCACGAGAACCGCGGCCTCAACCCGCACATCGAGGACGTCACCCGGCGCATCGCGCTGGAGGGCTTCGTGGCGCTGGGCGTCGACTTCCTCTCGCCCGCCGGCGGCACGCCCTCCGACGAGGACCAGGCGCGCGAGATGATCCGCGCCCTCGACAGCGCCCAGACCATCCAGAACGCGGTGGCGGCGGTCGACTACCTCGCCAAGCACCCGGCTTCCACCGGCAAGGTCGGCGCCGTCGGCTTCTGCTGGGGCGGCGCCATGGCCAACCAGGTGGCGGTGAACGCGCCCGCCGTCTCGGGCACCGTCGCCTACTACGGCCGCCAGCCCTCGGCGGAGCAGGTGGCGAACATCCGCGCGCCGATGCTGCTGCACTATGCGGGGCTCGACGAGCGCATCAACGCCGGCATTCCCGACTTCAAGTCGGCGCTGGACGCCAACGGCGTGGCCTACGAGATGTTCACCTACGAGGGCGCCAACCACGCCTTCAACAACGACACCAACGCTGCGCGCTACGACCAGAAGTCAGCCGAGATCGCCTGGGGGCGCACCGTCAACTTCTTCAAGGAGACGCTGCAATAA
- a CDS encoding enoyl-CoA hydratase-related protein yields MTAAGAARQAPSIELERAVVGENAAVATLWLNRPERRNAFDLAMWRRLGDLTLDLAGDDGLRCLVLRGRGGAFAAGADISEFPEKRYSAAQAEDYARIMDRATEAVADCPAPTLAVIEGPCVGGGLELAVQCDLRIASENARLGIPINRIGHCLPYPAMIALVELAGRAAALEILLEGRILTAEEALSKGLLTRVVPDGELEAEAAAAVKRIAAGAPLAARWHKSLAKKALRPETLDAEAWREPLLSCDTADYREGIRAFRAKEKPIFRGE; encoded by the coding sequence ATGACGGCGGCAGGGGCGGCGCGGCAGGCGCCATCGATCGAGCTGGAACGCGCCGTAGTGGGTGAGAACGCGGCGGTCGCGACCCTGTGGCTCAACCGGCCGGAGCGGCGCAACGCCTTCGACCTCGCCATGTGGCGGCGCCTCGGCGACCTGACGCTGGATCTGGCCGGCGACGACGGCCTGCGCTGCCTGGTGCTGCGCGGGCGCGGCGGCGCCTTCGCCGCCGGCGCCGATATCTCCGAGTTCCCCGAGAAGCGCTACAGCGCCGCGCAGGCCGAGGACTACGCCCGGATCATGGACCGCGCCACCGAGGCCGTGGCCGACTGCCCGGCGCCGACCCTGGCGGTGATCGAGGGTCCCTGCGTCGGCGGCGGCCTGGAGCTGGCGGTGCAGTGCGACCTGCGGATCGCGTCCGAGAACGCGCGCCTGGGCATTCCCATCAACCGCATCGGTCACTGCCTGCCCTACCCGGCGATGATCGCCCTGGTCGAACTGGCCGGGCGCGCCGCGGCGCTGGAGATCCTGCTGGAGGGCCGCATCCTCACCGCCGAAGAGGCGCTCTCCAAGGGGCTGCTCACCCGCGTGGTGCCCGACGGCGAGTTGGAGGCCGAAGCCGCCGCCGCGGTGAAGCGCATCGCCGCCGGCGCCCCGCTGGCCGCGCGCTGGCACAAGAGCCTCGCGAAGAAGGCGCTGCGCCCGGAGACCCTGGACGCCGAAGCCTGGCGCGAGCCGCTGCTGTCCTGCGACACCGCCGACTACCGCGAAGGCATCCGCGCCTTCCGGGCGAAAGAGAAGCCGATCTTCCGGGGCGAGTAG